One window of the Candidatus Methylomirabilota bacterium genome contains the following:
- a CDS encoding 5'-3' exonuclease H3TH domain-containing protein, with protein MVVHLVDGTFELFRHFLSPAAVFDRSAPEELRAVRGVVVSILSMLEGGATHLGVATDHVVESFRNALWPGYKTGEGIDPLLYAQFQPLEDALEALGVVVWPMVEFEADDALAAAAVMAVADERVEQVVVCTPDKDLAQCVRGDRIVQLDRRTREVRDESGVRRKFGVLPASIPDWLALVGDSADGYPGLPGWGEKSAATVLARYGHLEHIPKLAAEWDVPVRGSLRLATTLTEQWERALLFRTLATLRADALLGADVDALQWTGPRADFAAWSARLGSPALHERASKLAAARAARRPSTSP; from the coding sequence GTGGTCGTCCATCTCGTCGACGGGACGTTCGAGCTGTTCCGCCACTTCCTCTCGCCGGCGGCGGTCTTCGACCGGAGCGCGCCGGAGGAGCTGAGGGCGGTGCGCGGCGTCGTCGTGTCCATTCTGAGCATGCTCGAAGGCGGCGCCACGCATCTGGGCGTGGCGACCGATCACGTCGTCGAATCGTTTCGCAACGCGCTCTGGCCCGGCTACAAGACGGGCGAGGGGATCGATCCGCTGCTCTATGCCCAGTTCCAGCCGCTGGAGGACGCGCTGGAGGCACTCGGCGTGGTCGTCTGGCCCATGGTCGAGTTCGAGGCCGACGACGCGCTAGCCGCGGCCGCGGTGATGGCTGTCGCTGATGAGCGCGTCGAGCAGGTCGTCGTGTGCACGCCGGACAAGGACCTCGCGCAGTGCGTGCGCGGTGACCGCATCGTCCAGCTCGATCGGCGCACCCGCGAGGTGCGTGACGAGTCGGGGGTGCGGCGGAAGTTCGGCGTCCTGCCCGCGTCGATCCCCGACTGGCTCGCGCTCGTCGGCGACAGCGCTGACGGTTACCCCGGTCTGCCGGGCTGGGGCGAGAAGTCCGCGGCGACGGTGCTCGCCCGCTATGGGCACCTCGAGCACATTCCGAAGCTCGCCGCGGAGTGGGACGTGCCCGTGCGCGGATCGTTGCGGCTGGCCACGACGCTCACGGAGCAGTGGGAGCGGGCGCTGCTGTTCCGGACGCTGGCCACGCTGCGCGCTGACGCGCTCCTCGGCGCCGACGTGGACGCGCTCCAGTGGACCGGACCACGCGCCGACTTCGCGGCTTGGTCAGCGCGCCTCGGCTCGCCGGCGCTCCACGAGCGCGCCTCGAAGCTCGCGGCGGCGCGCGCCGCGCGACGCCCGTCTACTTCCCCTTGA
- a CDS encoding ABC transporter substrate-binding protein, which produces MTSRRTRLIAAGALALMSAASTGALAAEAPAGQMTWALHFSLAPTLFEPAETAGLITPFMLLYALHDALVKPMPESARTPSLAESWSSSRDGLVYEFVLRKGATFHNGEPVTAEDVKFSFERYRGISAKALKEKVAAVETPDPRHVRFRLKHPWPDFMAFYATPATGAAWIVPRKYVEKVGEDGFKKAPVGAGPYKLVSFTPGVELVLEAFESYWRKTPSVKRLVFKAVPDAVTRLAMLKRGEVDIAYAVTGELGEEVRRTPGLTLRPTPFVATHWLVFADQWDAASPWHDRRVRLAANHAVNRQAINEAVTLGFSKITGSIIPTSFEFYWQPPVRPYDPVRARQLLAEAGYPKGFDAGDFWCDAGACVYAEPILNDLQAVGIKTRLRPLERAGFIKAYQEKKLKNIIHGLSGIFGNTATRLEPFVISGGGFAYGGYPDIDGLFKEQAGELDPKKREALLHRIQQLIHDKAMVLPIWQLALLQGVGPRVAESGFGLIADYPWSAPYEDLKLKGK; this is translated from the coding sequence ATGACGAGCCGACGCACACGACTGATCGCGGCCGGTGCGCTCGCCCTGATGTCCGCCGCTTCCACGGGCGCGCTCGCCGCCGAGGCGCCGGCGGGGCAGATGACCTGGGCGCTTCACTTCAGCCTGGCGCCGACCCTCTTCGAGCCGGCCGAGACGGCGGGCCTCATCACGCCGTTCATGCTGCTCTACGCGCTCCACGACGCGCTGGTGAAGCCGATGCCGGAGAGCGCCAGGACGCCCAGTCTGGCCGAGTCGTGGAGCTCGTCGCGCGACGGGCTCGTCTACGAGTTCGTGCTGCGCAAGGGAGCGACCTTCCACAACGGCGAGCCCGTCACGGCCGAGGACGTCAAGTTCTCGTTCGAGCGGTACCGCGGCATCTCCGCGAAGGCGCTCAAGGAGAAGGTCGCCGCGGTCGAGACGCCGGATCCCCGGCATGTCCGCTTCCGGCTCAAGCACCCGTGGCCGGACTTCATGGCGTTCTACGCCACACCGGCGACGGGCGCGGCCTGGATCGTCCCAAGGAAGTACGTCGAGAAGGTGGGTGAAGACGGCTTCAAGAAGGCGCCGGTCGGGGCCGGCCCCTACAAGCTCGTCTCGTTCACGCCGGGGGTCGAGCTCGTGCTGGAAGCCTTCGAGAGCTACTGGCGCAAGACGCCGAGCGTGAAGCGCCTCGTCTTCAAGGCGGTCCCGGACGCGGTCACGCGACTGGCCATGCTCAAGCGCGGTGAGGTGGACATCGCCTACGCGGTCACGGGTGAGCTCGGCGAGGAGGTGCGGCGCACGCCCGGGCTCACGCTGCGGCCGACTCCGTTCGTGGCCACCCACTGGCTGGTCTTCGCCGACCAGTGGGACGCGGCCTCTCCGTGGCACGACCGCCGCGTGCGCCTCGCCGCGAACCACGCCGTCAACCGCCAGGCGATCAACGAGGCCGTGACTCTCGGGTTCTCGAAGATCACCGGGAGCATCATCCCCACCAGCTTCGAGTTCTACTGGCAGCCGCCGGTGCGCCCCTACGATCCGGTCAGGGCCAGGCAGCTCCTCGCGGAAGCCGGGTACCCGAAGGGCTTCGACGCCGGCGACTTCTGGTGCGATGCCGGGGCCTGCGTGTACGCCGAGCCGATCCTCAACGACCTTCAGGCCGTCGGCATCAAGACGAGGCTCCGCCCGCTCGAGCGGGCGGGGTTCATCAAGGCGTATCAGGAGAAGAAGCTCAAGAACATCATCCACGGGTTGAGCGGCATCTTCGGCAACACGGCCACCCGGCTGGAGCCGTTCGTGATCTCGGGCGGCGGCTTCGCCTACGGGGGGTACCCCGACATCGACGGGCTCTTCAAGGAGCAGGCGGGTGAGCTCGACCCGAAGAAGCGCGAGGCGCTTCTCCATCGCATCCAGCAGCTGATCCACGACAAGGCCATGGTCCTCCCGATCTGGCAGCTCGCCCTCCTGCAGGGCGTGGGTCCGCGCGTGGCGGAATCGGGGTTCGGCCTCATCGCTGACTATCCGTGGTCGGCGCCGTACGAGGACTTGAAGCTCAAGGGGAAGTAG